The proteins below are encoded in one region of Populus alba chromosome 2, ASM523922v2, whole genome shotgun sequence:
- the LOC118050480 gene encoding uncharacterized protein isoform X3, with protein sequence MRLIGHEGSIFRIAWSSDGSKLVSVSDDRSARIWAVRDELKDSDNREEEVAGPVLFGHNARVWDCCICDSVIVTAGEDCTCRVWRLDGKQLKMIKEHIGRGIWRCLYDPTSSLLITAGFDSSIKVHQVSASISQSLEGQIESKPFIDRMEIFTCRIPNSSEYIGLMDSKSEYVRCLHFTCEDTLYVATNNGYLYHARLHGTVDVKWTKLAQLSEEVPIVCMDLLSIKLPKHSNGVDDWVALGDGKGNMTIVRIMGDVFTPEVGFTFTWSAGKERQLLGTYWCKALGCRFIFTADPRGILKLWRLSDPLSSGSLTYGRTFDASLIAEFTSCFGIRITCLDASFEDEVLVCGDLRGNLVLFPLSKGLLLDKPTLQEIKISPLCYFKGSHGISTVSNISVAKLSSDTIEIRSTGGDGCICYLEYDPDQHGLEFVGMKQVKELSLVQSVSADNNCLDDLANCGYAIGFASTDFIIWNLISEAKVVQIPCGGWRRPHSYYLGDVPEAMSCFAYVKDEIIYIHRKWVPEKERKIFPQNLHIQFHGREMHSLCFVSKNTLVEANGKNFQFDRSSWIATGCEDGTVRLTRYIPGVEGWLTSKLLGEHVGGSAVRSICSVSKMHIIASNLTNLSDWTKRQNTCAGDMDNPFLLISVGAKRVLTSWLLRDRNLDKENVFIEQEKMENGNGYKPSSEVSSLMSFKWLSTDMPPRNSSSCGKTKVAEKIQGITKELNMNIDVTSGPLLLEKGEGYSKISYDDKYEDDWRYLAVTAFLVKCAGSRLTVCFVVVACSDATLALRALVLPHRLWFDVALLVPLSSPVLTLQHVIIPSCLPFEENIRIGNVYIVISGATDGSIAFWDLTDNVEAFVQRLSTLNIEKSINCQTRPRTGRGSQGGRWWRTLSGGVPKNRPGDGLVAVKAGERMNCNLANHPMNEASTAVSDVENCTIVCSQAVDNTHHEPEVNSVNSLPGICEIRPFHVFNNVHQSGVNSLHISDIQDIQSSENGFAFSVISGGDDQALHCLKFDLSPLSTGKDSDVVTSNLINLFTSSESMKNNCCRQSQTNKYRIRFLYHDRIISAHSSAIKGVWTDGMWVFSTGLDQRIRCWLLQDNCKLTEQAYLIISVPEPEALHARACGRNHYEIAVAGRGMQMVEFSAS encoded by the exons ATGAG ACTTATTGGACATGAAGGCTCAATTTTTCGCATAGCATGGTCCTCAGATGGATCCAAACTGGTTTCCGTCTCTGATGATCGCag TGCTCGTATCTGGGCTGTTAGGGATGAGCTGAAAGATTCAGATAACAGAGAGGAGGAGGTTGCAGGCCCTGTTCTGTTTGGTCATAATGCTAGAGTTTGGGACTGCTGTATCTGTGATTCT GTAATTGTCACTGCTGGTGAAGATTGTACATGTCGTGTATGGAGATTGGATGGCAAACAGCTCAAGATGATTAAGGAACACAT agGAAGAGGTATATGGCGTTGTTTGTATGATCCAACCTCTTCACTCCTCATTACTGCTGGATTTGACTCTTCAATCAAAGTGCATCAAGTGTCTGCTTCTATTTCCCAGAGCTTGGAAGGACAAATTGAATCAAAACCTTTCATTGACAGAATGGAGATATTTACCTGTCGCATCCCAAATTCATCTGAATATATTGGTCTCATGGACag CAAAAGTGAATATGTACGTTGCTTGCATTTCACATGCGAAGATACACTTTATGTTGCGACAAACAATGGTTATCTGTACCATGCTAGATTACATGGAACTGTGGATGTAAAATGGACAAAGCTTGCTCAGCTCAGTGAAGAGGTGCCGATTGTTTGTATGGATTTGCTGTCCATAAAACTCCCCAAACATTCCAATGGAGTTGATGACTGGGTTGCTTTAGGAGATGGTAAAGGAAACATGACAATTGTGAGAATTATGGGTGATGTTTTCACTCCCGAAGTGGGTTTCACCTTCACCTGGTCAGCAGGGAAAGAGAGACAACTCTTAGGAACCTATTGGTGCAAGGCATTGGGATGTAG GTTCATTTTTACTGCTGATCCTAGAGGAATTTTAAAGCTATGGAGGTTAAGCGATCCTTTATCATCTGGTTCTCTCACTTATGGAAGAACTTTTGATGCATCCCTTATAGCAGAATTCACATCATGTTTTGGAATTCGGATTACGTGTCTAGATGCGTCATTTGAGGATGAG GTGCTGGTATGTGGGGATTTGCGTGGAAATCTGGTTCTTTTCCCTTTGTCAAAGGGCTTGCTGCTGGACAAACCTACtctacaagaaataaaaatttcaccGTTGTGTTATTTTAAAGGATCTCATGGAATATCAACTGTATCCAACATTTCTGTTGCTAAATTGAGCTCTGACACGATTGAAATACGCTCG ACGGGAGGTGATGGCTGCATATGCTATTTAGAATATGACCCAGACCAGCATGGTTTGGAATTTGTTGGGATGAAACAAGTAAAAGAATTGAGTTTAGTTCAATCTGTCTCTGCCGATAACAACTGCCTCGATGATTTGGCTAATTGTGGATATGCTATTGGTTTTGCATCAACAGATTTTATAATCTGGAACTTAATAAGTGAGGCAAAG GTTGTGCAAATTCCATGTGGTGGATGGCGACGTCCTCATTCTTATTATCTTGGTGATGTACCAGAAGCGATGAGCTGTTTTGCATATGTCAAG GATGAGATAATCTATATTCATCGAAAATGGGTACCAGAAAAGGAGAGGAAGATATTTCCCCAGAATTTGCACATCCAGTTTCATGGGAGAGAGATGCACTCCTTATGCTTTGTTTCTAAAAATACACTTGTTGAGGCAAATGGGAAGAATTTTCAGTTTGATAGATCTAGTTGGATTGCTACTGGGTGTGAGGATGGAACTGTGAGGTTGACTCG GTATATTCCTGGAGTTGAGGGTTGGCTTACATCAAAATTGCTTGGGGAACATGTTGGTGGATCTGCTGTGAGATCAATATGCTCAGTATCAAAGATGCACATAATTGCTTCCAACTTGACCAACTTGTCAGATTGGACAAAGAGACAAAACACTTGTGCCGGGGACATGGATAATCCTTTCTTGTTGATCTCGGTTGGGGCAAAGCGGGTGCTAACTTCTTGGCTATTGAGAGATAGGAATCTAGACAAGGAAAATGTATttattgaacaagaaaaaatggaaaatggaAATGGCTATAAGCCTTCGTCAGAAGTATCCTCATTGATGTCTTTCAAATGGCTGTCAACTGACATGCCTCCCAGAAATTCCAGTTCTTGTGGAAAAACAAAAGTAGCTGAGAAGATACAAGGAATAACCAAAGAACTTAATATGAATATTGATGTAACATCAGGACCACTTTTACTGGAAAAGGGGGAGGGATATTCAAAAATTTCTTATGATGATAAGTATGAGGATGACTGGAGATATCTGGCTGTCACTGCTTTTCTGGTGAAATGTGCTGGTTCCAG GTTGACTGTctgttttgttgttgttgcttgcTCAGATGCAACACTTGCACTGCGAGCTCTTGTTTTACCACATCGGTTATG GTTCGATGTGGCTTTGTTGGTTCCTCTATCATCACCAGTTTTAACATTGCAGCATGTCATCATTCCTAGCTGTTTGCCTTTTGAAG AGAACATTCGAATTGGAAATGTGTATATTGTGATCAGTGGAGCTACAGATGGAAGTATTGCCTTTTGGGATCTAACTGACAATGTTGAGGCTTTTGTTCAGCGGTTATCTACACTGAACATAGAGAAGTCTATAAATTGTCAAACACGGCCACGCACTGGAAGAGGAAGTCAGGGTGGACGATGGTGGAGAACATTAAGCGGTGGTGTGCCTAAAAATAGACCAGGTGATGGTTTAGTTGCAGTAAAAGCTGGAGAGAGGATGAACTGCAATTTGGCAAATCATCCTATGAATGAAGCATCAACAGCAGTAAGTGACGTGGAAAACTGCACAATAGTTTGTTCTCAAGCTGTAGACAACACACATCATGAACCAGAAGTGAATAGTGTCAATTCCCTGCCAGGAATATGTGAAATAAGGCCTTTCCATGTCTTCAATAATGTTCACCAATCAGGGGTCAACTCTCTTCATATTTCAGACATACAGGATATTCAAAGTTCTGAAAATGGTTTTGCGTTCAGTGTAATAAGTGGAGGCGATGATCAAGCACTCCACTGTCTTAAATTTGATTTGTCACCATTATCAACAGGGAAGGATTCTGACGTCGTGACATCAAATCTCATCAATTTATTCACTAGTTCTGAAAGCATGAAGAATAATTGTTGTAGACAAAGCCAGACAAACAAGTACAGGATCAGATTTTTATATCATGATCGAATCATCTCAGCTCATAGCTCTGCCATAAAag GTGTTTGGACAGATGGCATGTGGGTGTTTTCTACTGGTCTTGATCAGCGCATCAGATGCTGGCTTCTTCAGGATAACTGTAAATTAACTGAACAAGCTTATTTGATCATTAGTGTTCCAGAGCCAGAAGCACTGCATGCTAGAGCCTGTGGCAG GAACCACTACGAAATTGCAGTGGCTGGGAGAGGAATGCAAATGGTTGAGTTCTCCGCGTCTTAG